The Henckelia pumila isolate YLH828 chromosome 2, ASM3356847v2, whole genome shotgun sequence genome includes a window with the following:
- the LOC140882113 gene encoding U3 small nucleolar RNA-associated protein 21 homolog: MGIFEPFRSIGYITTGVPFSVQRLGTETFVTVSVGKAFQIYNCAKLTLVLVGPQLPKKIRALASHRDYTFAAYGSKIAVFKRAHQVAIWGSHGAKINHFLLFGEHILSLDVKGNLFMWPFKEITDDISPVGHISLGTKFSVSCIMHPDTYLNKVIFGSQEGPLQLWNISTKNKLHEFKGWNAAICCCVSSPALHVIAVGCSDGKIHVHNILYDEEVVTFTHSTSGAVTALSFSTDGQPLLAAGGSSGVVSIWNLEKRKLHSVIREAHDSSIVSLHFFACEPVLMSSSADNSVKMWIFDTSDGDPRLLRFRSGHSAPPLCIKFYANGRHILSGGHDCAFRLFSVVQDQQSRELSQRHASKRAKRLKLKETEIKLKPVITFDVAEIRERDWCNVVTCHMDTAQAYVWRLQNFVIGEHILSPSTQDTMPVKACAISACGNFAVIGTAGGWIERFNLQSGISRGNYVDMTERKTSAHAGEVVGIACDSTNTIMISAGYHGDVKVWDFKGRDLRSRWEIGCSLVKIVYHRYNGLLATVADDLVIRLFDVISLRMVRKFEGHADRITDMCFSEDGKWLLTSSMDGTLRIWDVILAKQIDAVHVDIPVTALSLSPNMDILATAHVDQTGIYLWVNYSMFSASNKADSYGSGKEIVSIKLPSVSSLGDTSHDYDDFTKVNISLQEAKDPSHFQVLDYQISDLVTLSLLPKSRWQSLINLDIIKARNKPIEPPKKPEKAPFFLPTTPILSGEIFFKARESAEEEKLLQTGETVSSKEAKTDVSESHFLQALQTLSEEKNFAAFTDYIKGLSSSTLDMELRMLQIIDDNDEPQTSNRSKMYSIELLLDYFIQELLCRKNFEFIQAVLRLFLKIHGESIRQWPALHDKAQKLLEIQSTVWPKIENLFQSTRCMVTFLSNSFV, encoded by the exons ATGGGGATTTTCGAACCATTCCGATCGATCGGATATATTACAACGGGCGTCCCATTCTCCGTGCAGCGTCTCGGCACTGAGACCTTCGTCACCGTCAGCGTCGGCAAAGCATTTCAAATCTACAAT TGTGCTAAGCTCACTCTAGTGCTCGTTG GTCCTCAGTTGCCAAAGAAGATACGGGCTTTGGCTTCTCATCGCGACTACACATTTGCTGCATATGGGAGTAAAATTGCAGTTTTCAAGCGTGCTCATCAG GTGGCGATTTGGGGGAGCCATGGTGCAAAGATTAATCACTTCCTTCTTTTTGGCGAACACATCTTAAGTCTCGATGTTAAAGGCAACCTCTTCATGTGGCCATTTAAAGAAATAACTGACGATATTTCTCCAGTTGGCCATATTTCTTTGGGAACCAAGTTTAGCGTGAGCTGCATAATGCATCCAGATACTTATTTAAATAAG GTAATTTTTGGAAGTCAGGAAGGTCCTCTGCAATTATGGAACATTAGCACAAAGAACAAACTTCATGAATTCAAAGGATGGAATGCCGCCATATGTTGCTGTGTTTCATCTCCGGCATTGCATGTTATTGCTGTTGGTTGCTCCGATGGAAAGATTCATGTCCACAACATCCTCTACGATGAAGAGGTGGTTACATTTACTCATTCTACTTCTGGAGCTGTGACTGCTTTATCTTTCAGCACTGATGGGCAGCCCCTTTTAGCGGCTGGTGGTTCATCTGGTGTCGTAAGTATTTGGAATCTTGAGAAAAGGAAGCTTCACTCTGTCATTAGAGAGGCCCATGATTCCTCCATAGTTTCTCTCCACTTTTTTGCTTGTGAGCCTGTGCTGATGAGTTCATCCGCAGACAACTCTgtgaaaatgtggatttttgatACAAGTGATGGGGATCCTCGCTTACTACGTTTCCGAAGTGGTCACAGCGCTCCTCCTCTATGTATAAAATTTTATGCCAATGGTAGGCATATTCTTTCTGGTGGTCATGATTGTGCTTTTCGCCTTTTTTCTGTTGTCCAAGATCAGCAAAGTAGAGAACTTTCACAACGCCATGCATCCAAAAGAGCGAAGAGACTGAAGCTGAAGGAAACGGAAATAAAACTTAAGCCTGTTATTACGTTTGATGTTGCTGAAATCAGGGAGCGGGATTGGTGCAATGTAGTTACCTGTCACATGGATACTGCACAGGCATATGTATGGAggcttcaaaattttgttattgGAGAGCATATTCTTTCACCAAGCACTCAGGACACTATGCCAGTGAAGGCATGTGCGATCAGTGCATGTGGTAATTTTGCTGTAATTGGAACTGCTGGGGGTTGGATTGAGCGGTTTAATCTTCAGTCAGGTATCAGTCGAGGCAATTATGTTGATATGACAGAAAGAAAAACCAGTGCTCACGCGGGAGAAGTAGTTGGCATTGCTTGTGATTCAACAAATACAATCATGATAAGTGCTGGATACCACGGAGATGTTAAGGTTTGGGACTTCAAGGGACGTGACTTAAGATCCAGATGGGAAATTGGTTGTTCTCTGGTAAAAATTGTCTATCACCGTTACAATGGCCTTTTGGCTACCGTGGCAGATGATTTAGTTATTCGTTTGTTTGATGTTATCTCATTGAGGATGGTTCGAAAATTTGAAGGTCATGCAGATCGTATAACAGATATGTGCTTTAGCGAGGATGGGAAATGGCTTTTGACATCCAGCATGGATGGGACTCTTAGAATTTGGGATGTGATTCTAGCTAAACAAATAGATGCTGTACATGTTGATATCCCTGTGACAGCATTATCTCTTTCACCAAATATGGATATTTTAGCAACAGCTCATGTGGATCAGACTGGGATATATCTATGGGTTAACTATTCAATGTTTTCTGCATCTAATAAAGCTGATTCCTATGGAAGTGGCAAGGAAATTGTTAGTATCAAGCTACCATCCGTTTCTTCACTGGGAGATACTTCACATGACTATGACGATTTTACCAAGGTTAATATCAGCCTTCAAGAAGCCAAAGATCCTTCTCATTTCCAAGTTTTAGATTACCAAATATCTGATCTTGTCACGCTTTCCCTGTTGCCCAAGAGTCGGTGGCAAAGCCTGATCAATTTGGATATTATAAAAGCCAGGAACAAACCGATTGAGCCACCCAAAAAACCAGAGAAGGCCCCTTTCTTCTTACCAACAACTCCAATTTTATCCGGGGAGATATTTTTTAAAGCTAGAGAATCTGCTGAAGAAGAGAAGCTTTTGCAAACTGGTGAAACAGTTAGCAGCAAAGAGGCAAAAACTGACGTTTCAGAATCCCATTTCTTACAGGCCCTTCAGACCTTATCAGAGGAAAAGAACT TTGCAGCATTTACAGATTATATTAAAGGCTTATCCTCTTCCACTTTGGATATGGAACTTAGGATGCTTCAGATTATAGATGACAACGATGAGCCACAGACAAGCAATAGATCGAAAATGTATTCCATTGAACTCCTGCTGGACTATTTTATACAAGAGCTTTTATGCAGGAAGAACTTTGAGTTTATACAAGCTGTGCTCAGATTATTTTTAAAG ATTCATGGTGAAAGTATTCGACAATGGCCAGCTTTACATGATAAAGCGCAAAAGCTTCTAGAAATTCAATCTACAGTTTGGCCAAAAATAGAGAATTTGTTTCAGAGCACGAGATGTATGGTTACATTTCTTAGTAACTCATTTGTGTAA